The following are encoded in a window of Syntrophobacterales bacterium genomic DNA:
- a CDS encoding exosortase/archaeosortase family protein: MFLISIVLSLFIFYPTVNRLVGLSRVSELYSHIQLMPLLSGCFFYYKRKSIFSEVEYSLALGPGLIAAGGVLYVTISLTRGANYHNNNDHLSLLTFAAVIVLIGVFTLFYGVKALRCAVFPFILFFFVIPLPNLITNVSVHLLQKGSAEVVALFFSLLKVPVVRDGYVFAFPQLSIEVAEQCSGIRSSIALVITTIIAGNLFLLSGWTRIALVASIVPVAILKNGVRIVTLSLLGAYFDEGILQGDLHRKGGVLFFIFALILMWGLVALLRKADKQYVVKK; encoded by the coding sequence AACAGGTTAGTAGGTCTATCGAGGGTGAGCGAGCTTTACTCGCATATCCAGCTCATGCCTCTGCTTAGCGGATGTTTTTTCTATTACAAAAGAAAGTCCATTTTCTCCGAGGTTGAGTATTCCCTGGCGTTGGGGCCAGGGTTAATCGCGGCAGGAGGTGTTCTTTATGTGACGATCTCTCTGACCAGGGGGGCAAACTACCACAATAATAATGATCATCTCTCGCTGTTGACGTTCGCCGCAGTGATCGTTTTGATAGGAGTCTTCACTCTTTTTTACGGAGTAAAGGCATTAAGGTGCGCGGTATTCCCGTTTATACTATTTTTTTTTGTAATTCCATTACCTAACCTGATCACAAATGTAAGTGTGCATCTATTACAGAAAGGTTCCGCCGAGGTTGTGGCACTGTTTTTCAGTCTGCTCAAAGTGCCCGTGGTAAGGGACGGATATGTGTTTGCTTTTCCGCAGTTGAGCATTGAGGTGGCTGAACAGTGCAGTGGAATTCGCTCAAGTATTGCTCTCGTGATTACGACCATCATAGCGGGCAACCTCTTCCTTCTTAGTGGATGGACAAGAATCGCTTTAGTCGCATCTATTGTGCCTGTGGCAATTTTGAAAAACGGAGTCCGGATCGTCACACTTTCTCTGTTGGGAGCCTATTTTGATGAGGGAATTCTTCAGGGTGATCTCCACCGAAAAGGGGGTGTTCTCTTTTTTATTTTTGCGCTCATTTTAATGTGGGGACTTGTGGCTTTGCTGAGAAAAGCTGATAAACAGTATGTGGTAAAAAAGTGA
- a CDS encoding nucleotide sugar dehydrogenase, with product MSLTSKISSRSAKVGIIGLGYVGLPLVIEFCKAGFDVTGFDIDPGKIEFLKAGKSYIKHIDLSKTRNVLSSRFAPTSEFSLLRKMDSIIVCVPTPLNKNREPDMRFVFNTTETIAEHLQKGQLVVLESTTYPGTTDEDMRVILEKSGLKAGKDFYLAFSPEREDPNNKDFSLKTVPKVVGGYTGKCLKAAKALYDTIVDKTVPVSSTKAAEATKLLENIYRSVNIALVNELKILFDRMGIDIWEVIEAAKTKPFGFQAFYPGPGLGGHCIPIDPFYLTWKAREYEIPTRFIELAGEINTSMPDWVVAKVSKVLNDKGKSIKGSKILVLGLAYKGNVDDDRESPSYRLMEKLEELGAVIAYNDPYIPVIPRTREFSKYAGKKSVKITGNYDLILIATPHDEYKKIDFEAFNIPVIDTRAIVKKRSGLIYKA from the coding sequence ATGAGCCTAACTTCCAAGATTTCCTCTCGAAGTGCAAAAGTAGGTATTATTGGTCTCGGTTACGTTGGTTTGCCGCTCGTTATTGAGTTCTGCAAGGCGGGGTTTGATGTAACGGGATTTGATATTGATCCAGGAAAGATTGAATTCCTTAAAGCGGGCAAGAGCTACATTAAACATATTGATCTGTCAAAAACAAGGAATGTGTTGTCGTCCCGTTTTGCACCCACTTCGGAGTTTTCTTTGCTCCGCAAAATGGATTCCATCATTGTCTGTGTTCCTACGCCTCTCAACAAGAATAGAGAACCTGACATGAGATTCGTGTTTAATACCACCGAGACGATAGCCGAACACCTTCAAAAAGGGCAGTTGGTAGTTCTGGAATCCACCACGTACCCAGGCACAACCGACGAAGATATGCGAGTTATTCTGGAAAAATCAGGGTTAAAAGCGGGAAAGGATTTTTATCTTGCCTTCTCTCCAGAGAGGGAAGATCCGAACAACAAGGATTTCAGCCTAAAGACGGTTCCTAAAGTAGTAGGCGGCTATACCGGTAAGTGTCTTAAAGCGGCCAAAGCATTGTATGACACTATTGTTGATAAGACTGTCCCAGTTTCATCAACCAAAGCAGCCGAGGCAACGAAACTCCTGGAAAATATTTATCGTTCCGTGAACATAGCTCTCGTGAACGAGTTAAAAATTCTATTTGACAGGATGGGGATAGATATATGGGAGGTAATAGAAGCGGCAAAAACAAAACCATTCGGTTTTCAGGCGTTCTATCCCGGCCCCGGCTTGGGCGGCCACTGCATACCGATAGATCCGTTTTATCTCACATGGAAAGCGCGGGAATATGAGATCCCGACCAGATTTATTGAACTTGCGGGAGAGATAAATACGTCCATGCCTGACTGGGTGGTTGCTAAGGTCTCAAAGGTATTGAACGATAAAGGCAAATCAATCAAGGGGTCCAAAATACTTGTACTTGGACTTGCTTACAAAGGAAACGTCGACGATGACAGGGAATCACCGTCTTACAGATTGATGGAAAAACTTGAAGAACTGGGTGCGGTAATAGCCTATAACGATCCGTACATTCCCGTCATACCACGCACCAGAGAATTTTCCAAATATGCCGGAAAAAAGTCTGTAAAAATCACCGGGAATTATGATCTTATCCTTATCGCAACACCTCACGATGAATATAAGAAGATTGATTTCGAAGCTTTCAATATTCCCGTGATAGATACCAGGGCCATAGTGAAGAAAAGAAGCGGCCTGATTTATAAAGCATAA